GACAGGAAGACAGAGGCACAGTGGTGGCACAGGGTGGAGGAAAGGTGAAGCACCCTCATAAAATACTTAGTTTTGCTTggaaactgaaaaaacaaacaaaaaactttgaCTTTGAGGTTTTTACATGATTCATGTTGAGTGTTCTCCTACACAGGCTTTAATTCCTCTGGCATCTGACAACACAGATGTCGGAAAAATCAAAGCAGCACAAGCCCTGGCAAAAATATCCATCACATCAAACCCAGAAATTGCTTTTCCAGGAGAAAGGGTGAAAACAATGTCATATAAAATGTCTTCtacattaaaaaagaagaacttTTCCGATTTAATCTTGTCTCTCTTTTTGTTGTCAGATCTATGAGGTGGTACGCCCCCTTGTCAGTCTTCTCAGCCTTGAATGCACCCTGCTGCAGAACTTTGAAGCACTTATGGCTCTCACCAATCTTGCCGGCATCAGTGAGAGACTCAGGTTGGCCAGTTTATTTTCAGAGATCAGACAAGCTAAACTTTAATTGTTTTACTGTATTTGctgaaaatcaaaaaagttatagAATTTCATGGTAAAACACagtcctcttttctttttaaggTAACATTTTAGCGTTGATTTTAAAGTAGCTGCTTATGTTGATGTTGCTCAACAGACAGAAAGTCATAAAGGAGAAGGCAGTCCCAAAAATTGAAGGTTACATGTTTGAAGAACACAAACTGGTTAGAGCCTCTGCCACAGAATGCATGTGCAATTTGGTTTTAAGCACGGAGGTGAGTTACATAAGCATATACTAGGGTCTTGCACAAACAAGTTGAAAAGTTGAAGTAAAATGTGGCTTGTGTTTGACCTTTCCTCAGGTGCAAAAGCTGTATCTGCCCACGGGGAACGATCGCCTGAAGCTGCTTGTGCTCTacagtggagaggaggatgagaggcTGCGGAAAGCTGCTGCAGGAACTCTGGCCATGCTGACTGCTGAGCAGCCTGAGCTCTGCACCCGCATCCCTGGGACAGTAAGCAAACATCCACACATTCAGCACTTACAGATACTGcaatgacacatttttttattccagcaCATTATTCCCTGTTGTCATCTCTTCTCTCAGACAACCCACTGGCTAGAGATTATACAGGCCCTGTTGCTAAGTGAAATATCAGACCTGCGCCATCGTGGAGTGATCATAGTTCAGAACATGATGCGAGCGGAGAAGAGTCTGGCTGAGACGCTCATGGAAAGCGAAGCTCTGGAGATCCTGTCTGTCTTGGCTAAAGGTGGAGAGGGAACACCTGGAGCCGTTTCTCAGGCAGCTCAGACATGTCTGGACCAGGCTGTGGAGTATGGGATCATCAAGACCAGGGAGGGGAAGGAAGACTGCAAAGAAAGTGAACCCTGAAAAATATTGTTGTAACATGTACCTGTGTCCCTTGGTGATGTTTAAGTATATTGATTATTGGACCAGCGGGAAATCAGTAGAAACTGATCTGGAAATGATGATGAGTTTTAACATTACCAAACATTAGGAAGAAAGGTATTATATGAAATCCAACTGACACTCACCAAAGaattttctgatgttttcattgattatgctcatctttatttctctgtatgTTCATGTGTCTTCACTTGGAGATGAATGAGGCTATACTTTATACATTCTTCACTAAATATTGTCATTCCTTGCTTTTagctttctttttaaaaaaaaaataaaaaatcttattCCACAAAAatgagtttgttaaaaaaatgcattttattcaaataattGTGTtgggtttaaatgttttttataacCCCTATTTTAAGTCCACCACATTCCTGTTGTCTTCTATatcttgtgttttgtgtttattatttttgactgaACACTAATAAAACTGTCGCCGTCGATTGTCGTGCAGTGACACTGCTGCGCATGCGCAATGTCTACAACTTCGCAGATAGCTGAGTTGGACGGGTGAGCTGCTGTGCCACGAGAAATGCGCTGGTATGGGTTTGGTTTCAATGCATTTGGACAAATAGTTGCACACAAGAAATTAACAAAAGGAGGGTTACGTGAGGTAGTTCAAGAAGTAAAAGTTATTAGCCCAACAGAGCTAGCTAGCTGCTGCTCCAAGAGCCGTCAAATCAGAGCCAGTTGGAGTCGAAGAGCGTCTTTGCATTTGGATGGTAGGCCAGGCAGAGGAAAGCATTTGTGACACAAACGGACTCAAAAGAGTCTAATATTTCCACTTGGATTTACGTTTTAATTTGTGATAACTGCCCTGTCAGGAGACGGCTGCGTGTGCCTCGTAGGTTTCGGAGCAGAGACCAGGACCTTGGTGAACCAGATCCGTGGTTGTACAGACTTGTGCCTCAGTGAGACGCGTCTGAGCCTCGCTCTCCCAGACGGGATCGAGTCCTGGGATCTGCAGGAAGAGAACACCTCACCGTGGACCTCCGACAGGAAAAAGGACCGTCTTGGTAATGCATACGAAAATGTCCTTTGAAAGCTGATCGAGGTTGTGCTCACTGACTGGAAACTAGTCTTGCTCCTTCCCAGGTCCTCCTCTGAATCTCCCGCTGGTTCCTGGAGGTTACCTAGCAGCAAGGCCGCCCCTCTACCGCCTCTTACCGCCGCACTTGTCGGCCAAGAGTCTGGCGCTGAGTGCAGAACATGCGGTCCTTCTCAGTGCCTCTGGAGCTGTGTACACCTGGGGAATAGGCAGGTATGGCCACAACGTGCACATCTTGTTAGAGAAATCTACCAATCACCACCTGTTGATGTATGAAATCCCTTTTGTTTatcttttatgtgtttttgtttttttggcagcCATGGTCAGTTGGGGCATGGAGGCCTCACCCCTGAGGAGCAGCCCAGAGCAGTAGAGGCACTCTGGGGGATGCCCATGAGTCATGTAGCCACAGGAGGCTGGCACTCTGTCTGCATTAGTGGCAAGTCTCTTACAAGATGTTGGCTGTGACAACATGTGTCCTCGGCTGTGAAAACATGTGTCCTCAATTTGGTGAATGCTTACATCATCCTTTCCTGTAG
This region of Antennarius striatus isolate MH-2024 chromosome 4, ASM4005453v1, whole genome shotgun sequence genomic DNA includes:
- the LOC137594417 gene encoding RCC1 domain-containing protein 1, which encodes TALSGDGCVCLVGFGAETRTLVNQIRGCTDLCLSETRLSLALPDGIESWDLQEENTSPWTSDRKKDRLGPPLNLPLVPGGYLAARPPLYRLLPPHLSAKSLALSAEHAVLLSASGAVYTWGIGSHGQLGHGGLTPEEQPRAVEALWGMPMSHVATGGWHSVCISDGGDLYVWGWNESGQLGLPSRGLRKASQKQCSQHAGPPSTSACPAENPQEAESPDEVFISIQAFPALLDVTPSCEIRTVSCGSRHTAAVTTTGDLYTWGWGDYGQLGHQTLISTDEPQRVAFFQEQQLRVVDVVCGAWNTFVAVVKEEIT